From Etheostoma cragini isolate CJK2018 chromosome 17, CSU_Ecrag_1.0, whole genome shotgun sequence, one genomic window encodes:
- the slc22a15 gene encoding solute carrier family 22 member 15, with amino-acid sequence FVPGLFFEVIFGYLTAVAPSYEVFAVSRLLVGLMNGGIGLVCFVLTQEYVGKSYWAMTGTLTSMSFAIGIALFGALGYFIRPWRNLATVANSSGVLFFLMSVSLPESPRWLYSQGQTERAEEVLRYMALRNGNAAKNLVLQNVGSAKGGRRGNRAGVLQLVVHPVLRLRTMVLMYVWYACSLVYYGLTLGASETSGSRYLNVAMYGLVELPAYPLCMYFINKDWAGRRKSMASFLCLAGSACLCTMFIPENTGTVLSVTSFALLGKLMVSAAFNIAYVYTSELYPTVVRNAGLGVCSMSCRVGGILAPFVPSMVRTWLFCSFNQQPHTFSFNLWMVFGSN; translated from the exons tttgtccCAGGTCTGTTTTTCGAGGTGATTTTCGGGTATTTGACGGCGGTGGCGCCCAGCTACGAGGTCTTCGCCGTGTCCCGTCTCCTGGTCGGCCTGATGAACGGCGGCATCGGCCTCGTCTGCTTCGTCCTCACTCAGGAGTACGTGGGCAAGTCCTACTGGGCCATGACCG GGACGTTGACCAGCATGAGTTTTGCGATCGGCATCGCCCTGTTTGGAGCTCTGGGATACTTCATCCGGCCGTGGAGGAACCTGGCGACTGTGGCGAACTCGTCCGGCGTCCTGTTCTTCCTGATGTCTGT aAGTCTTCCAGAGTCTCCTCGCTGGCTTTACTCTCAGGGTCAGACGGAGCGAGCTGAAGAG GTTCTGCGCTACATGGCGCTGAGGAACGGGAACGCTGCCAAGAACCTGGTGCTGCAGAACGTGGGTTCCGCTAAAGGGGGGAGGCGTGGGAACCGGGCCGGCGTCCTGCAGCTGGTGGTCCACCCAGTCCTCCGTCTGAGGACCATGGTGCTCATGTACGTCTG GTACGCCTGCAGTCTGGTGTACTACGGTCTGACTCTGGGGGCCAGTGAGACCTCCGGTAGCCGGTATCTGAACGTGGCGATGTACGGCCTGGTGGAGCTGCCCGCCTACCCCCTCTGCATGTACTTCATCAACAAAGACTG GGCTGGCAGGAGGAAAAGCATGGCCAGCTTCCTGTGTCTGGCCGGCTCCGCCTGCCTCTGCACCATGTTCATCCCCGAAAACACAG gCACCGTGCTGAGCGTGACGTCGTTTGCTCTCCTGGGAAAACTGATGGTCAGCGCAGCGTTCAACATCGCCTACGTCTACACCTCCGAACTCTACCCAACAGTCGTCAG GAACGCAggtctgggagtttgttccatgTCGTGCAGAGTTGGAGGAATCCTTGCACCCTTCGTTCCTTCCATGGTAAGAACCTGGTTGTTTTGCAGCTTTAATCAACAACCGCACACATTCTCCTTTAACCTTTGGATGGTATTCGgctcaaattga
- the LOC117960625 gene encoding uncharacterized protein LOC117960625 isoform X2, protein MEKLPGFLLLLATLNVARAQNKLTPKYFKDGGVLTLEPSPRPTGPITNLVWKLQGNLVAEWFKDKDTGQELVPLTYYRTFKGRATMNVTTGRLDIINMTKADTGLYSVEVNSVAQNERYDAVMIKEVPEPEVVTRQLVCSSASDLCMLTCAGDTTGAGPVTYSWRKGDGGWTDSGKDLTFTCRIQNPDSARESRPKRNPLFEKKCPDPERWIQCFGVVRDLWKSRSSRASLLTSCGGNERLWGDRCVPVDAEKGMRIQFKAASPAEGKPRVLP, encoded by the exons ATGGAGAAACTACCCgggtttttgttgctgttggcGACGCTGAACGTCGCTCGAGCCCAGAACAAGTTAACCCCGAAATACTTCAAAGATGGCGGGGTGCTAACGTTGGAGCCGAGCCCTCGTCCTACTGGACCCATCACCAACCTCGTGTGGAAACTACAGGGGAACCTGGTAGCCGAGTGGTTCAAAGACAAAGACACGGGTCAAGAACTAGTTCCTTTGACTTATTACAGAACATTTAAAGGACGCGCTACCATGAATGTAACCACTGGACGGTTGGACATTATCAACATGACTAAAGCTGACACGGGGTTGTATTCAGTGGAAGTGAACAGCGTCGCCCAGAACGAGCGCTACGACGCCGTAATGATAAAAGAAGTCCCTGAGCCTGAGGTAGTGACACGGCAGTTGGTGTGTTCCTCCGCGTCGGACCTCTGCATGCTGACCTGTGCAGGGGACACCACGGGCGCTGGACCCGTCACCTACAGCTGGAGGAAGGGGGACGGAGGGTGGACGGACTCGGGAAAGGACCTG ACCTTCACCTGCCGGATACAGAACCCAGACAGCGCGAGAGAAAGTAGACCCAAAAGAAACCCGCTCTTTGAGAAGAAGTGTCCAGACCCCGAACGCTGGATTCAGTGTTTCGGGGTTGTTCGAGATCTTTGGAAATCGCGGTCATCCCGGGCGTCGTTGCTTACTTCATGTGGCGGAAACGAGAGACTATGGGGAGACCGATGTGTTCCTGTCGATGCAGAAAAGGGGATGAGGATCCAGTTTAAAGCTGCAAGCCCTGCAGAGGGAAAACCACGTGTTTTGCCATAA
- the LOC117960625 gene encoding uncharacterized protein LOC117960625 isoform X1, translating into MEKLPGFLLLLATLNVARAQNKLTPKYFKDGGVLTLEPSPRPTGPITNLVWKLQGNLVAEWFKDKDTGQELVPLTYYRTFKGRATMNVTTGRLDIINMTKADTGLYSVEVNSVAQNERYDAVMIKEVPEPEVVTRQLVCSSASDLCMLTCAGDTTGAGPVTYSWRKGDGGWTDSGKDLDITKKETAEVETFTCRIQNPDSARESRPKRNPLFEKKCPDPERWIQCFGVVRDLWKSRSSRASLLTSCGGNERLWGDRCVPVDAEKGMRIQFKAASPAEGKPRVLP; encoded by the coding sequence ATGGAGAAACTACCCgggtttttgttgctgttggcGACGCTGAACGTCGCTCGAGCCCAGAACAAGTTAACCCCGAAATACTTCAAAGATGGCGGGGTGCTAACGTTGGAGCCGAGCCCTCGTCCTACTGGACCCATCACCAACCTCGTGTGGAAACTACAGGGGAACCTGGTAGCCGAGTGGTTCAAAGACAAAGACACGGGTCAAGAACTAGTTCCTTTGACTTATTACAGAACATTTAAAGGACGCGCTACCATGAATGTAACCACTGGACGGTTGGACATTATCAACATGACTAAAGCTGACACGGGGTTGTATTCAGTGGAAGTGAACAGCGTCGCCCAGAACGAGCGCTACGACGCCGTAATGATAAAAGAAGTCCCTGAGCCTGAGGTAGTGACACGGCAGTTGGTGTGTTCCTCCGCGTCGGACCTCTGCATGCTGACCTGTGCAGGGGACACCACGGGCGCTGGACCCGTCACCTACAGCTGGAGGAAGGGGGACGGAGGGTGGACGGACTCGGGAAAGGACCTGGACATCACTAAGAAGGAGACAGCAGAGGTGGAGACCTTCACCTGCCGGATACAGAACCCAGACAGCGCGAGAGAAAGTAGACCCAAAAGAAACCCGCTCTTTGAGAAGAAGTGTCCAGACCCCGAACGCTGGATTCAGTGTTTCGGGGTTGTTCGAGATCTTTGGAAATCGCGGTCATCCCGGGCGTCGTTGCTTACTTCATGTGGCGGAAACGAGAGACTATGGGGAGACCGATGTGTTCCTGTCGATGCAGAAAAGGGGATGAGGATCCAGTTTAAAGCTGCAAGCCCTGCAGAGGGAAAACCACGTGTTTTGCCATAA
- the LOC117960628 gene encoding SLAM family member 9-like isoform X1 has product MEKLTGFLLLFAMLNVAFAQYKLTPKYFKDGGVLTLEPSPRPTGPITNLVWMLEGNLVAEWFKNKDTGEEVVPLTFYRTFKGRTTMNVTTGRLDIINMTKADMGLYSVEVNSVVQKDRDNAIMIKEVPEPGVVIRPLVCSSAFDGCTLTCDADPAVLVDAGPVTYSWRKGDGDWTEPGKDLDITKEETAEVETFTCRIQNPVSARESRGG; this is encoded by the coding sequence ATGGAGAAACTAACCGGGTTTTTGTTGCTGTTCGCGATGCTGAACGTCGCATTCGCCCAGTACAAGTTAACCCCGAAATACTTCAAAGATGGCGGGGTGCTAACGTTGGAGCCGAGCCCTCGTCCTACTGGACCCATCACCAACCTCGTGTGGATGCTTGAGGGAAACCTGGTAGCCGAGTGgttcaaaaacaaagacacaggtGAAGAAGTAGTTCCTTTGACTTTTTACAGAACATTTAAAGGACGCACAACCATGAATGTCACCACTGGACGTTTGGACATTATCAACATGACTAAAGCTGACATGGGTCTGTATTCAGTGGAAGTCAACAGCGTCGTCCAGAAGGACCGAGATAACGCCATAATGATAAAAGAAGTCCCCGAGCCTGGGGTAGTGATTCGGCCGTTGGTGTGTTCCTCCGCTTTTGACGGCTGCACGCTGACCTGTGACGCGGACCCTGCGGTCCTCGTAGACGCTGGACCCGTCACCTACAGCTGGAGGAAGGGGGACGGAGACTGGACGGAGCCGGGAAAGGACCTGGACATCACCAAGGAGGAGACAGCAGAGGTGGAGACCTTCACCTGCCGGATCCAGAACCCAGTCAGCGCGAGAGAAAGTAGGGGGGGGTGA
- the LOC117960628 gene encoding SLAM family member 9-like isoform X2 encodes MEKLTGFLLLFAMLNVAFAQYKLTPKYFKDGGVLTLEPSPRPTGPITNLVWMLEGNLVAEWFKNKDTGEEVVPLTFYRTFKGRTTMNVTTGRLDIINMTKADMGLYSVEVNSVVQKDRDNAIMIKEVPEPGVVIRPLVCSSAFDGCTLTCDADPAVLVDAGPVTYSWRKGDGDWTEPGKDLTFTCRIQNPVSARESRGG; translated from the exons ATGGAGAAACTAACCGGGTTTTTGTTGCTGTTCGCGATGCTGAACGTCGCATTCGCCCAGTACAAGTTAACCCCGAAATACTTCAAAGATGGCGGGGTGCTAACGTTGGAGCCGAGCCCTCGTCCTACTGGACCCATCACCAACCTCGTGTGGATGCTTGAGGGAAACCTGGTAGCCGAGTGgttcaaaaacaaagacacaggtGAAGAAGTAGTTCCTTTGACTTTTTACAGAACATTTAAAGGACGCACAACCATGAATGTCACCACTGGACGTTTGGACATTATCAACATGACTAAAGCTGACATGGGTCTGTATTCAGTGGAAGTCAACAGCGTCGTCCAGAAGGACCGAGATAACGCCATAATGATAAAAGAAGTCCCCGAGCCTGGGGTAGTGATTCGGCCGTTGGTGTGTTCCTCCGCTTTTGACGGCTGCACGCTGACCTGTGACGCGGACCCTGCGGTCCTCGTAGACGCTGGACCCGTCACCTACAGCTGGAGGAAGGGGGACGGAGACTGGACGGAGCCGGGAAAGGACCTG ACCTTCACCTGCCGGATCCAGAACCCAGTCAGCGCGAGAGAAAGTAGGGGGGGGTGA